Proteins encoded by one window of Planifilum fulgidum:
- the spoIIM gene encoding stage II sporulation protein M: protein MKAKRKNLGDTLKLHVRNQMSLYLFITVLFMMGVVFGAVVVNTLSPAQKEGLLEYLGYFFRGLEQNTIAEPQIAFQHSMGDHLRNLGLMWMLGLSIIGIPLILILIFLKGLVIGFTVGFLVSQLSWRGLWFAFLSVVPQNLLVVPAMIIMAVSGIHFSLLLVRNRLISRRGSIYPEFLAYSGLVMAMAVVLVFASLFEAYLSPVLMRMAVPSVGMLN, encoded by the coding sequence ATGAAGGCGAAGCGGAAAAACCTCGGGGACACGCTCAAGCTCCACGTGAGGAATCAGATGTCCCTCTACCTGTTCATCACCGTGCTGTTTATGATGGGGGTCGTGTTCGGGGCGGTGGTGGTCAACACCCTTTCACCCGCCCAGAAGGAGGGCTTGCTGGAGTATTTGGGATATTTTTTCCGAGGCTTGGAGCAGAATACCATCGCCGAGCCGCAGATCGCGTTTCAGCATTCCATGGGGGACCATCTGAGGAACCTGGGGCTGATGTGGATGCTCGGCCTTTCCATCATCGGCATTCCCCTCATCCTCATCTTGATCTTTTTAAAAGGGTTGGTGATCGGTTTTACGGTCGGTTTTCTGGTCAGCCAGCTCTCCTGGCGGGGATTATGGTTTGCCTTTTTGTCGGTGGTTCCCCAGAATTTGCTGGTGGTTCCCGCCATGATCATCATGGCGGTCTCCGGAATCCATTTTTCCCTCCTGCTGGTGAGAAACCGGCTGATTTCCCGACGGGGAAGCATTTATCCGGAGTTTCTCGCCTATTCCGGCCTGGTGATGGCGATGGCGGTGGTGTTGGTGTTTGCCTCCCTCTTTGAAGCGTATCTGTCGCCGGTTTTGATGCGGATGGCCGTTCCTTCGGTGGGGATGCTGAATTGA
- a CDS encoding endonuclease Q family protein: protein MSFRRVFADLHIHIGRTESGLPVKISAARNLTFHEIVREAAHRKGLDMIGIIDAHSPPVQEEIARGLERGIYREDPEGGILYGTTTVILGTEIEVKEEGMGPAHLLAYFPTFASIRRFTGWLSRHMKNVRLSTQRLHRPARELQERVAEEGGLLIPAHVFTPFKSVYGSATDRMSRLLDMDGIVAVELGLSADASMADHLRELSRVSFVTNSDAHSLAKIGREYNEFRLLRPSFRELELALRREKGRGIAANYGLNPKLGKYYRTRCTGCGAILSPDKGETGPCPRCGGNRIVKGVSDRIAEIADGPSKAPAHRPPYVYQVPLEFIPQLGPKTLDRLLGRFGTEMNVLHQAPIEEVAAVAGETIARFIRLARERRLEFEEGGGGAYGRVRASSGGAD, encoded by the coding sequence ATGAGTTTCAGACGGGTGTTTGCGGACCTCCACATCCACATCGGCCGGACGGAGAGCGGACTGCCGGTCAAGATCAGTGCCGCCCGCAATCTCACGTTTCACGAAATCGTGCGCGAAGCGGCCCACCGCAAGGGACTGGACATGATCGGCATCATTGACGCCCATTCCCCGCCGGTTCAGGAGGAGATCGCCCGGGGACTGGAGCGGGGGATCTACCGGGAAGATCCCGAGGGGGGAATCCTCTACGGAACAACCACGGTGATCCTGGGAACGGAGATCGAAGTGAAGGAAGAAGGGATGGGCCCGGCCCACCTGCTGGCCTATTTTCCGACCTTCGCGTCGATCCGGCGGTTTACCGGCTGGTTGTCCCGTCACATGAAAAACGTGCGGCTGAGCACCCAGCGGCTGCACCGGCCGGCCCGGGAGCTGCAGGAACGGGTGGCGGAGGAGGGGGGGTTGCTCATTCCCGCCCACGTGTTCACCCCCTTCAAGAGCGTTTACGGGAGCGCCACCGACCGGATGAGCCGGTTGCTTGACATGGACGGAATTGTGGCGGTGGAGCTGGGTTTGAGCGCGGATGCGTCGATGGCCGACCATCTCCGGGAATTGTCCCGGGTTTCCTTCGTCACCAATTCCGACGCCCATTCCCTGGCCAAAATCGGCCGCGAGTACAACGAATTCCGCCTTTTACGCCCCTCGTTCCGGGAATTGGAGCTGGCGCTGCGCCGGGAAAAGGGGCGGGGGATTGCCGCCAATTACGGACTGAATCCGAAGCTGGGCAAATACTACAGGACGCGCTGTACCGGTTGCGGCGCCATTTTGTCCCCGGACAAGGGAGAGACGGGCCCCTGTCCCCGCTGCGGCGGCAATCGGATCGTGAAGGGGGTGTCGGACCGGATCGCCGAAATCGCCGACGGACCCTCCAAAGCACCGGCACACCGGCCTCCCTATGTGTATCAGGTGCCCCTCGAATTCATTCCCCAACTGGGGCCGAAGACCCTTGACCGTCTCTTGGGGAGGTTCGGAACGGAGATGAATGTGCTTCACCAGGCCCCGATCGAAGAGGTGGCCGCTGTGGCGGGGGAGACCATCGCCCGGTTTATCCGCTTGGCCCGCGAGCGGCGGCTGGAATTTGAAGAGGGGGGCGGGGGAGCGTACGGCCGGGTAAGGGCGTCCTCCGGAGGCGCGGATTGA
- the spoIIAA gene encoding anti-sigma F factor antagonist codes for MGLSVEVTDSRNVLVVRLAGELDHHTAEKVRNEIDEKLTTGLYTNLVFNLSGLTFMDSSGLGVLLGRYKRVSQLGGNMILCAVNPSIYRLMELSGLFKILPIYQSEQSALQACGVTL; via the coding sequence ATGGGCTTGTCGGTGGAAGTGACGGATTCCCGAAATGTGCTCGTGGTCCGATTGGCCGGAGAATTGGACCACCACACGGCGGAGAAGGTGCGAAACGAGATTGACGAAAAGCTGACGACGGGGTTGTACACGAATCTGGTCTTCAACCTGTCGGGGCTCACCTTTATGGACAGTTCCGGGTTGGGCGTTCTTCTGGGTCGATACAAGCGCGTTTCCCAGCTGGGGGGAAATATGATCCTCTGCGCGGTGAATCCCTCGATATACCGGTTGATGGAGCTTTCGGGGCTGTTCAAGATCCTGCCCATCTACCAAAGCGAGCAGTCGGCCTTGCAAGCCTGCGGGGTGACACTATGA
- a CDS encoding NUDIX domain-containing protein — protein sequence MSDLKEKTIRSRTIFEGKLIRVQLDEVELPDGRTSTREIVRHPGAVAVMAFTGEGKLILVRQHRHPLEKTTLEIPAGKLEPGEDPKACAFRELEEETGYRAEEMHPIVSFYTSPGFADEKLHLFEARGLTKGEMRPDADEFVEVEELTLEEAYGKMEEGLICDAKTVAAVYIWHNRVLGGR from the coding sequence TTGAGCGATCTGAAGGAGAAAACGATTCGCAGCCGAACGATCTTTGAGGGGAAATTGATCCGCGTTCAACTGGATGAGGTGGAGCTTCCCGACGGAAGGACCTCCACCCGGGAGATTGTGAGACATCCCGGTGCGGTGGCGGTGATGGCCTTCACCGGGGAAGGGAAGCTGATCCTGGTGCGCCAGCACCGGCATCCGCTGGAAAAAACCACCCTGGAGATCCCGGCCGGAAAGCTGGAGCCCGGGGAAGATCCCAAAGCGTGCGCGTTCCGCGAGCTCGAGGAGGAAACGGGATACCGGGCGGAGGAGATGCATCCCATCGTTTCCTTTTATACTTCCCCCGGTTTTGCCGATGAAAAGCTTCATCTGTTCGAAGCCCGGGGCTTGACAAAGGGAGAGATGCGGCCGGATGCGGACGAATTCGTGGAGGTGGAGGAGCTGACCCTGGAGGAGGCCTATGGGAAGATGGAGGAAGGGCTGATCTGCGACGCCAAAACGGTCGCCGCCGTGTACATCTGGCATAACCGGGTGTTGGGCGGCCGATGA
- a CDS encoding DUF3866 family protein — MIRWELGRVEEVLEEREEIQRLKVRLVESGETGTAVHYPPLLGRVEAGDEVWLNATAVRLSLGTGGNHFVGWVNRPPRSTPVRGHIMKLRYTPWQIALRTGEEQGSPHHEILRDCRSLEGAPVLIGELHSMLPVAVSTWRYLADREGAEPRIVYVMTDGGALPIALSRHVQTLTELGWLNGTVTAGHAFGGTLEAVNLYSGLLLAVHALKADLVFVSMGPGIVGTETAYGFTGVEQGQAINAVHSLGGVPVAIPRLQKADRRLRHRGLSHHTRTVLASVALAPAVVPHPEDQDLSELRRTAKAKHHWIPFRLSLEQVAERMSAYPLAVRTMGRTLEEDPLFFTTVAGAAETAWRLWRDLSDGLAPAESIARLASGNG, encoded by the coding sequence ATGATCCGTTGGGAGCTGGGGCGGGTGGAAGAGGTGCTGGAGGAGAGGGAGGAAATCCAGCGGCTCAAGGTGAGGTTGGTGGAAAGCGGGGAAACGGGGACGGCCGTCCACTACCCGCCGCTGTTGGGGAGGGTGGAGGCCGGTGATGAAGTGTGGCTCAACGCGACGGCGGTTCGGCTCTCCCTGGGAACCGGCGGCAATCATTTTGTCGGCTGGGTGAACCGGCCGCCCCGGTCGACCCCCGTCCGGGGGCACATCATGAAGTTGCGCTACACCCCGTGGCAGATCGCCCTCCGCACCGGGGAGGAACAGGGAAGCCCCCACCATGAAATCCTCCGGGATTGCCGAAGCCTGGAGGGCGCGCCGGTTCTGATCGGCGAATTGCACAGCATGCTGCCGGTGGCGGTTTCCACCTGGCGGTATCTGGCGGACAGGGAGGGGGCGGAACCGCGGATTGTTTATGTGATGACCGATGGGGGGGCGCTGCCGATCGCCCTCAGCAGGCATGTCCAAACGTTGACGGAACTGGGATGGCTAAATGGCACCGTCACCGCCGGCCACGCCTTCGGCGGGACGCTGGAGGCGGTCAACCTGTATTCCGGTCTGCTTCTGGCGGTTCATGCGCTGAAGGCGGACCTCGTCTTCGTCTCCATGGGTCCCGGGATTGTCGGAACGGAAACCGCCTACGGTTTCACCGGGGTGGAACAGGGGCAGGCGATCAACGCCGTCCACTCCCTGGGCGGCGTTCCCGTTGCCATTCCCCGCCTGCAGAAAGCGGATCGCCGCTTGCGGCACCGGGGATTGAGCCATCACACCCGGACCGTCCTCGCCTCCGTCGCCCTCGCCCCCGCCGTCGTCCCCCATCCCGAGGATCAGGATCTGTCGGAACTGCGCCGGACGGCGAAGGCGAAGCATCACTGGATTCCCTTCCGCCTCTCCCTCGAACAGGTGGCCGAAAGGATGTCCGCCTATCCCCTCGCGGTCCGCACCATGGGCCGCACCTTGGAGGAGGATCCCCTCTTTTTCACGACGGTTGCCGGCGCGGCGGAAACCGCCTGGCGTCTGTGGCGGGATCTCAGCGACGGGCTCGCTCCCGCCGAGTCAATAGCTCGCTTAGCGTCAGGGAATGGCTAG
- a CDS encoding alpha/beta hydrolase, whose protein sequence is MASPQSEAIRQMLREQKEAAKKGAPSIEEQRRQLDYLGGFSPLESDVTVEKTRIAGVPGEWISTPDARKDRVLFYLHGGAYCFGSCDSHRGLVSRLARACGSRALLIEYRLAPEHPFPAALEDSTAAYRELIRSGVRPENLVIAGDSAGGGLTMATLLTLRDEGDPLPSAAVLLSPWTDLEGTGESMKTKADVEPWLDPEKSHLLAKLYLGDLDPRHPLVSPIHADLRNLPPLLVHVGSDECLLDDSVRLVERAKSAGVETEFKIWDEMWHVFHGFPIPEAQQAIEEIGAFVRARLP, encoded by the coding sequence ATGGCCAGTCCCCAGAGCGAAGCGATCAGGCAGATGCTTCGGGAACAGAAGGAGGCGGCGAAAAAAGGGGCGCCCTCGATCGAAGAACAGCGGAGACAGCTGGATTACCTGGGCGGTTTTTCTCCCCTCGAATCCGATGTGACCGTGGAGAAAACCCGAATCGCAGGGGTCCCCGGGGAGTGGATCTCCACCCCCGATGCCCGGAAGGACCGGGTTTTGTTTTATCTCCACGGAGGTGCCTACTGTTTCGGAAGCTGCGACTCCCACCGCGGCCTTGTCTCCCGTTTGGCACGCGCCTGCGGGAGCCGGGCGCTGCTCATCGAGTACCGGTTGGCGCCGGAGCATCCCTTTCCAGCCGCCCTGGAAGACTCGACGGCCGCATACCGGGAACTGATCCGATCGGGTGTCCGTCCCGAAAACCTGGTGATCGCGGGAGATTCGGCGGGAGGCGGCCTCACGATGGCCACCCTGCTCACCCTGCGGGACGAGGGGGACCCCCTCCCCTCCGCGGCGGTGCTCCTCTCCCCCTGGACCGACCTGGAAGGGACGGGGGAGTCGATGAAGACAAAGGCCGACGTGGAACCCTGGTTGGACCCGGAGAAAAGCCATCTCCTCGCCAAGCTATACCTTGGCGATCTCGATCCCCGGCATCCGCTCGTCTCCCCGATCCACGCCGACCTTCGCAATCTGCCGCCGTTGCTGGTTCATGTGGGAAGCGATGAATGCCTGCTGGACGATTCGGTCCGCCTCGTCGAGCGGGCAAAATCCGCCGGAGTGGAGACGGAATTCAAAATCTGGGATGAAATGTGGCACGTCTTCCACGGGTTTCCCATCCCCGAAGCCCAGCAGGCCATCGAAGAAATCGGCGCCTTCGTCCGGGCGCGCCTCCCTTGA
- a CDS encoding purine-nucleoside phosphorylase, whose translation MKEKIEQAAAMIRKQSSIHPRIGLILGSGLGVLADEIEEAVVIPYAKIPHFPVSTVEGHAGRLVLGRLEGQAVVAMQGRFHLYEGYSLEEVTFPIRVMKRLGVETVLITNAAGGINESFQAGDLMLIRDHINFMFRNPLVGPNDPELGDRFPDMTEAYDADLRRLAKKVAEKLGIDLKEGVYAAMLGPSYETPAEIRMLRTVGGDAVGMSTVPEVIVARHAGIRVLGLSCIANMAAGILPQPLSHEEVMETAERVKETFLRLVKGILRELPGEGE comes from the coding sequence ATGAAGGAAAAGATTGAACAAGCTGCGGCGATGATCAGGAAGCAGTCGTCCATTCATCCGCGGATCGGTCTCATTCTCGGTTCGGGATTGGGGGTTTTGGCGGATGAAATCGAAGAGGCAGTCGTCATTCCCTATGCGAAGATTCCCCATTTTCCCGTTTCCACGGTGGAGGGACATGCGGGACGGCTGGTGCTCGGCCGGCTGGAAGGTCAGGCGGTTGTGGCGATGCAGGGGCGCTTTCACCTGTATGAGGGGTATTCCCTTGAAGAGGTCACTTTCCCGATCCGGGTGATGAAGCGGTTGGGCGTGGAAACCGTTCTGATCACCAATGCGGCGGGTGGAATCAATGAATCCTTCCAGGCGGGGGATTTGATGCTGATCCGGGATCACATCAACTTCATGTTCCGCAACCCGCTGGTCGGACCCAACGATCCCGAGCTGGGGGACCGCTTTCCGGACATGACGGAGGCTTATGATGCGGATCTCCGTCGGTTGGCCAAAAAGGTGGCCGAAAAACTGGGCATTGATCTGAAGGAGGGCGTTTACGCGGCGATGCTGGGTCCCTCCTACGAAACGCCGGCGGAAATCCGCATGTTGCGCACCGTCGGCGGGGATGCCGTCGGCATGTCGACGGTGCCCGAAGTGATCGTCGCCCGCCACGCGGGGATCCGCGTTCTCGGCCTCTCCTGCATCGCCAACATGGCGGCGGGGATCCTGCCGCAGCCTTTGAGCCATGAAGAAGTGATGGAAACGGCGGAGCGGGTGAAGGAAACGTTTCTTCGCCTGGTGAAGGGGATTCTGCGGGAACTACCCGGAGAGGGAGAATAA
- a CDS encoding Fur family transcriptional regulator — translation MEDRVNQIKQQLSAHNYKLTPQREATVRVLLENEEKHLSAEDVYLLVKGKSPEIGLATVYRTLELLSDLQIIHKLNFGDGVTRYEFRAEGAEHHHHHLYCLNCGAVDEIMEDLLGPIEEKVEKEFDFQIIDHRLTFHGICHRCKGQVKDPKKLVGSKVT, via the coding sequence GTGGAGGATCGGGTCAATCAAATCAAGCAACAGTTATCCGCCCATAACTACAAATTGACCCCCCAACGGGAAGCGACGGTCCGCGTGTTGTTGGAGAACGAAGAGAAACACCTCAGCGCGGAAGATGTCTACCTGTTGGTGAAGGGGAAGTCGCCGGAAATCGGATTGGCCACTGTCTACCGGACCCTGGAGCTTTTGAGCGATTTGCAGATCATCCACAAGCTCAACTTCGGTGACGGGGTTACGCGGTATGAATTTCGCGCAGAGGGTGCCGAACATCATCACCACCATCTGTATTGCCTGAACTGCGGTGCGGTGGATGAAATCATGGAGGACCTGCTGGGTCCCATCGAGGAAAAAGTGGAGAAGGAGTTCGACTTTCAGATCATCGACCATCGGCTCACATTCCACGGGATCTGCCACCGGTGCAAGGGACAGGTGAAGGATCCCAAAAAATTGGTAGGATCAAAGGTGACGTGA
- a CDS encoding DUF4227 family protein, translating to MIVSLRRLVEWIKFLILFVLFTILVYQVLALFSDWLQPRYPYREPAGRAVKVFAPASPGGPDPASVDIGERLLLYFRIGE from the coding sequence ATGATCGTGTCGCTCAGGCGCTTGGTGGAATGGATCAAATTCTTGATCCTGTTTGTATTGTTCACGATCCTCGTGTATCAGGTGCTTGCCTTGTTTTCCGATTGGCTCCAGCCCCGATATCCTTACCGGGAGCCGGCGGGGAGGGCCGTCAAGGTCTTTGCTCCCGCTTCCCCCGGCGGTCCCGATCCCGCTTCGGTGGACATCGGGGAACGCCTTCTCCTCTACTTTCGCATCGGAGAATAA
- a CDS encoding D-alanyl-D-alanine carboxypeptidase family protein, which produces MRPRLCISLLVGCLFFAMGIPAGFAGERDLAPDARSAVLIDEDTGTVLFEKNSRDKLPPASITKIMTMLLVMEDLDAGKIRLDEKVRVSEHAASMGGSQIFLEPGEQMTVRDLLKAVAIASANDASVALAEHLAGTEEAFVERMNQRAKELGMTDTRFQNATGLSEPEHVTSARDIAIMSRELLKHPEITGYTRIYQDYLRKDTKKPFWLVNTNRLVRFYPGVDGLKTGYTSEAKYCLSATAKRGNFRVIAVVMGEPDPKTRNRDISRMLDFAFSRYTNHVVYKKGDLIGEVRVSGGDPHRLAVRSPQQLSILMKKGERAGEYKRKVLWENLKAPVRQGQKLGTVLIEKDGKKVAEMEIQSPREIPRAGLWTTIKRVTKGVLFFPEDARAPEEERAG; this is translated from the coding sequence ATGCGTCCGCGTTTGTGCATTTCCTTGCTCGTCGGGTGCCTTTTTTTCGCGATGGGAATTCCGGCGGGATTTGCCGGGGAGCGGGATCTCGCGCCGGATGCCCGGTCTGCCGTGTTGATCGATGAAGACACGGGAACCGTGCTGTTCGAGAAAAACAGCCGCGACAAGTTGCCGCCCGCCAGCATCACCAAAATCATGACGATGCTGCTGGTGATGGAGGATCTGGATGCGGGGAAGATCAGACTGGATGAAAAGGTGCGTGTCAGCGAGCATGCCGCCTCGATGGGAGGATCGCAAATTTTCCTCGAACCCGGGGAACAGATGACGGTCCGGGATCTCCTGAAGGCGGTGGCGATCGCGTCGGCCAACGATGCTTCGGTGGCGTTGGCGGAACACCTCGCCGGAACGGAGGAGGCTTTTGTGGAACGGATGAATCAGCGGGCAAAGGAATTGGGGATGACGGACACCCGCTTTCAAAATGCCACCGGGCTTTCGGAGCCGGAACACGTGACGTCCGCCAGGGATATCGCCATCATGTCCCGGGAGTTGCTGAAGCATCCGGAGATTACGGGCTATACCCGGATTTATCAGGATTATCTGCGAAAGGACACGAAAAAACCCTTTTGGCTTGTGAACACCAACCGGCTGGTTCGCTTTTATCCGGGCGTGGACGGTTTGAAAACGGGTTATACTTCGGAGGCGAAGTATTGCCTTTCCGCCACGGCGAAGCGGGGAAATTTCCGGGTGATCGCCGTGGTGATGGGAGAGCCGGATCCCAAGACGAGAAACCGGGATATCTCCCGCATGTTGGATTTCGCTTTCAGCCGGTACACCAATCACGTGGTGTACAAGAAAGGGGATCTCATCGGCGAGGTTCGGGTCAGCGGGGGGGACCCCCACAGGCTGGCGGTGCGCTCGCCGCAGCAATTGAGCATCCTGATGAAAAAGGGAGAAAGGGCGGGAGAATATAAAAGAAAGGTCCTTTGGGAGAATCTGAAGGCGCCCGTCCGCCAGGGACAGAAATTGGGGACCGTTCTCATTGAAAAGGACGGGAAGAAAGTGGCCGAAATGGAAATCCAAAGCCCGAGGGAGATTCCGCGGGCGGGCCTTTGGACCACGATCAAGCGGGTGACGAAAGGGGTTCTCTTTTTTCCGGAAGATGCCAGGGCGCCCGAGGAGGAACGGGCGGGCTGA
- a CDS encoding NAD(P)/FAD-dependent oxidoreductase — translation MGDFRKKSFWMESLGAYRGRPPLDGSTRADVLIIGAGFTGLSTAIHLKEKRPSLKVLVLESDVVGFGASGRNGGFSMRLFGITMELTAMRYGREKTKEADRYMVKAVDHLERMVQKYRIECDYVRHGMMTVAANPRQLKHLEKEMRLAEELGIKGLRWLTAEEARALVDSPTYLGARFDEHCALVHPVKLVRGLADAAERLGVDIRERTRVLDIRPDKSEVHTDRGIVRADSIVIATNAFSGLFSPLRAKQLPVYTYIALTEPLSAGQLKSLGWERRIGIEDARNLLHYYRLTPDNRLLFGGSDAIYYYGGPLDRDRNELIFARLKRAVAETFPQLQGIRFTHHWGGPISATLDLVPVIGRIRPNVWYSVGCMGHGVSLTNYNGLTIAELLLGEESERTDFFIVGRRVTPLPPEPFRFLLAEAILRFFRYGDRKGMRAGKT, via the coding sequence GTGGGGGATTTCCGGAAGAAAAGCTTTTGGATGGAAAGTCTGGGAGCATATCGAGGGCGCCCGCCCCTGGACGGGAGCACCCGGGCGGACGTCTTAATCATCGGAGCGGGATTTACGGGGTTGTCCACGGCGATTCACCTGAAGGAGAAAAGGCCCTCCCTAAAGGTCCTCGTGTTGGAATCGGACGTGGTCGGTTTCGGCGCGAGCGGGCGAAACGGCGGGTTCTCGATGCGGCTGTTCGGGATCACGATGGAGCTGACCGCCATGCGTTACGGCAGGGAAAAGACAAAGGAAGCGGATCGGTATATGGTGAAGGCGGTCGACCACCTGGAACGAATGGTTCAAAAGTATCGGATCGAGTGCGACTATGTGCGCCACGGAATGATGACCGTAGCCGCCAATCCCCGGCAACTGAAGCATCTGGAAAAGGAGATGCGCCTCGCCGAAGAACTGGGGATCAAGGGACTTCGGTGGCTGACTGCGGAGGAAGCCCGGGCGTTGGTTGACTCTCCCACCTATCTGGGGGCTCGTTTTGATGAACATTGCGCGTTGGTCCATCCGGTCAAACTGGTCCGCGGATTGGCCGATGCGGCGGAACGGCTGGGGGTGGACATCCGCGAGCGGACCCGGGTCCTCGATATTCGACCGGACAAGTCCGAGGTGCACACCGATCGGGGGATCGTCCGGGCCGATTCGATCGTGATCGCCACCAACGCCTTTTCCGGCCTTTTTTCCCCGTTGCGGGCGAAACAGCTCCCCGTTTACACGTATATCGCTCTGACCGAACCGCTGTCCGCCGGGCAACTGAAAAGTTTGGGGTGGGAAAGGCGCATCGGGATTGAAGATGCCCGCAATCTGCTGCATTATTACCGCCTGACGCCGGACAACCGGCTGCTCTTCGGGGGAAGCGACGCAATTTATTATTACGGAGGTCCCCTTGACCGGGACCGAAACGAGCTCATTTTTGCCCGTCTGAAGCGGGCTGTCGCCGAAACTTTCCCGCAGCTCCAAGGCATCCGTTTCACCCATCATTGGGGCGGTCCCATCTCCGCCACGCTGGATCTCGTGCCGGTGATCGGACGGATTCGGCCAAACGTTTGGTACAGCGTGGGCTGTATGGGGCACGGGGTTTCCCTGACCAACTACAACGGATTGACGATCGCCGAGCTCCTGTTGGGGGAGGAATCGGAACGGACGGACTTTTTCATCGTGGGTCGCCGCGTCACTCCCCTTCCGCCGGAGCCTTTCCGCTTCCTGCTGGCCGAAGCGATCCTCCGGTTTTTCCGCTATGGGGACCGGAAGGGAATGAGGGCCGGCAAAACGTGA
- the ald gene encoding alanine dehydrogenase, with translation MIIGVPKEIKDNENRVAISPAGVDALVEAGHEVLIESGAGEGSGFPDEAFVEHGAKIARSAEDVWSSADMVLKVKEPQPSEYRFFREDLILFTYLHLAAEPELTRALMESKVTAIAYETIQLENGSLPLLTPMSEVAGRMSVQIGAQLLEKPKGGKGVLLGGVPGVLPGKVVIIGGGTVGTNAAKMALGLGADVTILDVNPDRLRELDDIFRGQVRTLMSNSYNIGQAVKQADLLIGAVLVPGRRAPRLVTEEMVKSMSPGSVIVDVAIDQGGSIETIDRVTTHSNPTIVKHGVVHYAVANIPGAVPRTSTLALTHVTVPYAVQIANKGVEKAAKENRALALGVNVMKGHVTHQAVAESLSLPYVPLSDVLGNPVMG, from the coding sequence TTGATTATCGGTGTTCCCAAGGAGATCAAAGACAATGAAAACCGGGTGGCCATCTCTCCGGCGGGCGTCGATGCCCTCGTGGAAGCGGGTCACGAAGTCCTGATTGAATCGGGGGCGGGGGAAGGAAGCGGTTTCCCCGATGAGGCGTTTGTCGAACACGGGGCCAAAATTGCCCGGAGCGCCGAGGATGTGTGGTCCTCCGCCGACATGGTGCTGAAGGTGAAGGAGCCGCAGCCGAGCGAGTACCGCTTCTTTCGCGAAGATCTGATCCTGTTCACCTATTTGCATTTGGCCGCGGAACCGGAACTGACGCGCGCGCTGATGGAGAGCAAGGTGACGGCGATCGCCTATGAGACCATCCAGCTGGAGAACGGCTCCCTGCCCCTGCTCACCCCGATGAGCGAAGTGGCCGGGCGGATGTCGGTCCAAATCGGGGCGCAACTTTTGGAAAAGCCCAAGGGCGGAAAAGGAGTGCTTCTCGGAGGCGTTCCCGGGGTGCTGCCGGGGAAGGTGGTGATCATCGGCGGCGGGACGGTCGGAACCAATGCGGCCAAAATGGCCCTGGGCCTGGGAGCCGATGTGACGATTCTGGACGTCAATCCCGACCGGCTGCGGGAATTGGACGACATTTTCCGCGGACAGGTGCGGACGCTGATGTCCAACAGCTACAATATCGGACAGGCCGTAAAGCAGGCCGACCTGCTGATCGGAGCGGTCTTGGTTCCCGGCCGGAGGGCGCCGCGCCTGGTGACGGAAGAGATGGTCAAATCCATGTCTCCGGGGTCGGTGATTGTGGACGTGGCGATCGACCAGGGCGGGTCGATCGAGACGATCGACCGGGTGACCACCCACAGCAATCCCACCATCGTGAAACACGGGGTGGTCCATTACGCCGTGGCCAACATCCCCGGAGCGGTGCCGCGCACATCCACCCTGGCCTTGACCCACGTGACCGTGCCCTATGCCGTTCAGATCGCCAACAAGGGTGTGGAAAAGGCGGCGAAGGAAAACCGCGCCCTGGCGCTGGGGGTCAACGTAATGAAGGGGCACGTCACCCATCAGGCGGTGGCCGAAAGTTTGTCCCTCCCTTACGTGCCGCTGAGCGATGTGCTGGGCAATCCCGTCATGGGATGA
- the spoIIAB gene encoding anti-sigma F factor, giving the protein MKKVHSNYMELKFPSRSENESFARVAVASFVSQLDPTMEELTDIKTVVSEAVTNAVIHGYEEREDGIITIRTEIEGSRVFIEIRDEGVGIRDIDQARQPLFTSKPELERSGMGFTIMENFMDEVEIISEPGRGTTVRMVKNLKTPHRTMAN; this is encoded by the coding sequence ATGAAGAAGGTACATAGCAATTACATGGAGCTGAAGTTTCCCAGCCGGTCGGAAAACGAATCCTTCGCCCGGGTGGCCGTCGCTTCCTTCGTTTCTCAACTGGATCCGACGATGGAAGAGCTGACGGACATCAAGACGGTGGTGTCGGAAGCGGTCACGAATGCGGTCATTCACGGCTACGAAGAGAGAGAGGATGGCATCATCACCATCCGCACGGAAATCGAGGGTTCCCGCGTTTTCATCGAAATACGGGACGAAGGCGTGGGAATCCGCGACATCGACCAGGCTCGGCAGCCCCTGTTCACGTCGAAACCCGAACTGGAGCGCTCCGGAATGGGCTTTACCATCATGGAGAACTTCATGGATGAGGTGGAGATCATCTCCGAGCCCGGCCGGGGAACCACCGTCCGAATGGTGAAAAACCTGAAAACCCCCCATCGGACGATGGCCAACTGA